A single region of the Lotus japonicus ecotype B-129 chromosome 4, LjGifu_v1.2 genome encodes:
- the LOC130712876 gene encoding uncharacterized protein LOC130712876 — protein MDEDWRSQILKYLRTGWLPEDKAEAKKLVRGASWYTIINDDLFKRGFSTPLLKCLPNDRAAYVLAEIHEGSCGHHPGGRSLARKVLRAGYYWATLEKDVADHVKQCDPFQRHADLHNAPPARLSSLVSPWPFHQWGMDLLGPFDTAPGQLKHLVVAVHYYTKWIEAEPLATITSARVQRFFYKNVISRFGVPGVLVTDNGTQFTSKGFRDLLDGLHIKQRFTSVKHPQTNGQAESANRVILRGRRKRLGKAKGDWAEQLDHVLWAYCTTPHSTMGKSPYRLTFGTEAVIPAEIGEPCARTAGFDPDQNDQLIEEDLDLLAERRAVANCRELIVKQHADVRYNKKVVLRSFATGDLVLRNARIGARSTERGKLAANWEVSYRVTEATGTGAYKLETLAGKGIPRTWNATNLRRYYS, from the coding sequence ATGGATGAAGACTGGAGGTCCCAAATCCTCAAGTACCTCAGAACTGGATGGTTGCCAGAAGACAAGGCCGAAGCCAAGAAGTTGGTAAGGGGCGCCTCCTGGTACACTATAATTAACGACGACCTCTTCAAGCGGGGATTCTCCACCCCCCTTCTCAAGTGCTTGCCCAACGACAGAGCGGCTTATGTCTTAGCGGAAATCCACGAGGGCAGCTGTGGCCACCATCCGGGTGGACGTTCCCTTGCCCGAAAAGTACTCCGAGCTGGTTACTACTGGGCCACCCTGGAGAAAGATGTTGCGGATCATGTTAAGCAGTGTGACCCCTTCCAGAGGCACGCTGACCTGCACAACGCTCCCCCTGCACGTCTTTCATCTCTAGTCAGTCCTTGGCCTTTTCACCAATGGGGCATGGATTTATTAGGCCCGTTCGACACAGCCCCCGGTCAGCTCAAGCACTTGGTTGTGGCAGTGCATTACTACACCAAGTGGATCGAGGCAGAGCCGCTAGCGACAATTACCTCAGCTCGAGTACAACGCTTCTTCTACAAGAACGTCATCAGTAGATTCGGGGTCCCCGGGGTCCTAGTCACagacaatgggacccagtttACCTCTAAAGGGTTTAGGGATCTCTTGGACGGGCTACACATCAAGCAGCGGTTTACCTCCGTCAAGCACCCCCAGACAAACGGGCAGGCAGAGTCAGCCAACAGGGTCATCCTCCGAGGCCGCCGGAAAAGGTTGGGGAAGGCCAAAGGCGACTGGGCCGAGCAACTCGACCACGTCCTGTGGGCATACTGCACTACTCCGCACTCGACTATGGGGAAGAGCCCGTACCGCCTCACCTTTGGCACAGAAGCAGTGATCCCGGCCGAAATAGGGGAACCGTGCGCTCGAACGGCTGGATTCGACCCCGACCAAAACGACCAACTCATAGAGGAGGACCTCGATCTCCTGGCTGAAAGAAGAGCGGTCGCCAACTGCAGAGAGCTGATCGTAAAGCAACATGCGGATGTTCGCTACAACAAGAAAGTAGTTCTCCGCTCCTTTGCCACGGGGGACTTGGTCCTCCGGAATGCCAGAATCGGAGCACGTTCGACCGAGCGCGGAAAACTAGCAGCCAACTGGGAAGTCTCTTATAGGGTGACAGAAGCAACCGGCACAGGAGCATACAAGCTGGAAACTCTAGCAGGAAAAGGGATCCCCCGCACCTGGAATGCAACCAATCTGAGGAGATACTACAGCTAG